From Xyrauchen texanus isolate HMW12.3.18 chromosome 15, RBS_HiC_50CHRs, whole genome shotgun sequence:
atctacagtatttttgttcttgtttttacATGTGTACTTTGATTACGTTAATTGTTACATTGTTTTATGCTGCCATTTTGGCTAGGTCTCTTTCAGAAAAGGGATTTCAATCTCAAGAGAATAACTTCGTAAAATAaaggtataaatatatattttttaattattcaaaaaaGTAACACACTAACAATTACTTATTAATcttattaatattgtaatcagattactttacaaaTGACTTCATAGGAAAATTAGTGAGATTATTAATTACTTTACTTACTTTCTAAATCACTATTCAcacaaaagtttttgtttttccactcaacgATTTCAAAATAACGTCTATATTTTCTTCTTGTTCATTATTGGGCATATTCAcataatccattttttttttattgataattctattttctttttcagaaatatgttttacccaagtaattaacttaattgaaagtcattaaatataatctgattacaagaattaagAAATGTATGTACCTAAAGTACCTAAAAGTActtagattacagttactaattacttttcaATCAGATTACAACAAACTCttaacattaaaagttttttacgttaacattagttactgcaatatgaactaacaatgaacagtaacATATTTCTAAATTAACATTAGACAAGATTAAGAAATATGGTAAAGCaattttgttcattgttggttcttGATACCTTatgtattaattaatgttaatagaAATGTATTGTAAAGCATTACCAGCATTTATTATCAGAGTTACAGTACAAAAACTTAAGTAACAATGTAAGTCTTATGCACTCCATCAATTTGCCATAATAACGATATTGCATCCTGTTGAGAGTGCATCTGCCATACACTCAACACTAACCATAAAGCACTCAAATATCTCATGATTAAATGGAAATGTAAGTCTACATGCCACACTTTGTTACTATGAATGATCAATATAAAAAGTAATCAGCATGTATCTCATGACTCTCACTTTCCATAAGTTGATAAGGTTCCCACTGATAGATATGTTAATGAATGCATCATAACTTGACACCATCTTATTGTTGCATGTTTTTACCTCTCAATGTCACAGTTTTGCAGTTTCCCTTGTGGTTTCATTAAGCAGTATCATCAACTGTATTAAAACATTCCATATAAACttgctattgtttttatttatctctCTAAATAACATTTACTATTTGTTACAGAATGGATACAACACTGAACTATGATTACGGACTCGATGGCCCATGCATTACTGAAGATTCGCACCTATACTCAGATTTAAAGGCTGTCATTTTCTTTATGGTCTTTGCGCTGGGCCTCATTGGAAATATCACTATCATATGGGTCCTCCTGAAAGTCATGCATCTGAAAAACATGACCAATGTCTGCCTTCTGAATCTGGCTCTATCAGACCTATTAATGGTCCTTTCTCTGCCTTTCTGGGCTCTCTATGCCCAGGGTCACTACTTTAGAGCCAATGCAGTATGTCGTGCTATGGCAGGTGGATACCAAGTGGGATTTTACAGTGGCATCCTGTTTGTGACCTTGATGAGTGTGGATCGCTATCTGGTTATCGTACACGCCGTGGCGGTGCTGGGTGCAAAGATGCTGCGTTATGGAGTTGTGGTGAGTGTCATTATATGGGTGGTTTCGATCTGTGCTGCCCTCCCCGAGGCAGTATTTGCAGCAATGGTCACGGAGGATAACATTACCAACTGCCAGAGAGTTTATCCTGAAGGCACTGCCCGGATGTGGAAGCTTTTCCGTAACTTTGGTGAAAATACAGTTGGGCTTTTCATTTCTTTGCCGATTATAGCCTACTGCTACTTTAGGGTCCTCTTGGTTGTGCAGAAGACCAAAAACTCAAAAAAGGATCGGGCTATAAAACTCATCTTTGCCATTGTTGCCGTGTTTGTGGTATTCTGGGTGCCCTATAATGTGGTGGTGTTTCTGAAAACATTGCAGGAGTTTAATATTCTAAGTAGCTGTGAGGCTTCACATCACATCAACATGGCCATGGGCTTGACTGAGAAAATCGCACTGATGCACTGCTGTGTAAATCCATTGATTTATGCTTTTGTTGGAGAGAAGTTCCGGAAAAGCCTAACAAACGCGTTTTCAAGATATCTTTCATGTATTAAGGTCTACCAAGCTACATCAATTCATTCAAAAGTTTCAGACAATGAAACCTCCAACACAGCTTTTTAAGGAATGGatatattgatttttttaaatgatccacCAAAGCAAAATAGCACAACAGTCGGgtcattttttccataggcaaAATTATCTTAACAATAACTTATGGATCTTTAAAGACAAttaaggttgttaatcgatgacatatgaaactaaattgatgcattaaattactttaatttgACCATTTAAACATACTTTCCATATTTGTTGATGTATATACCAGCTTCACACTTCTTTTCCTCAGTATGTTAAAGCCATAATCACCCAACCATGAAAAAAACATTCAGCACAGGATCTGTGCAACATAGACAATAACCACATGTGTCAGCAACAAAGACAACCCTTAACCACACACTTCAAAGGAACAACCACAAAGACATgctatggtcttaataaagtaTCCAAcatggttttctgctgttgtagcccatccgcctcaaggttcgacatgtgcaTTCtcagatgctgttctgctcactacaattttacagacGGGTTATCTGAGtcaccatagcctttctgtcagctcgaaccagtctggccattctcaattGTCCTCTCTCGTCATCAACAAGAACTGCCCTTCACtggatgtttcttgtttttggcactgttctgagtaaactctagacacggttgtgtgtgaaaatcccaggagatcagcagttacagaaatactcaaaccagcccatctggaaccaaaaatcatgccatgttTGAAgccactgagatcacattttttcccccattctgatggttgatgtgaacattaactgaatctcctgacccgtatctgtgtgattttatgcactgcttccAAAGGactgtctgattagataatcacatgaataagtacatgtacaggtgttcctactAAAGTGTTCATTGTGAAGGAAGGATGTGTCAATAATAAGTGTACTTTAGTAAAGAATGCAAATTGAATGCAGCTATGATTGTTCTTATGTCTTTCcttattacattcataatgtctgTCACTACTTATTTCAAACACGGAAATGTGAATACAGTATATCAAGAAATTAATcaacatgtaaataaacaattaaaccACAAACTTCTGTTTCTAAATTATGTTGTAATGCTACATTTTACCACACAAGCCCTCCCTAAAACAAAAGGCATAATACTATAGTCACATATTCAGTTAACACTAATAACTAATCAGTCGTCAtggttgattttaaaaataaaacatttttttaatatatttattaaaaacagataACTGACTCTGCATATAGCCTCCTAGTGTAACTAATAATGTTGAAAAAGCttgtgttaaaaaaatttttGGGAGCAAAATATTCAAATGCGTCACTTTACCCTAACCTTTGACTTTGTCTTTAAAGGTATAACAGAAAGCCACAAGTTTCTGAAGCACTAAAGAGTGATACATTGCAGAGAGACTGATTTCCTGTGTACGTTGTCTCTGATGCAAACACGGTACATTAAGAGTGCTGACATGATGTTACTTCAAGGAAGTAAAagaataaatatctaaatatcttcataataaatgtatcaaatatatctatcaaaataatcattttgtTTTAGTTTCCTCCAGTATCCGATGCAACTCGTGATGTATCCATAATGCAAGACACACAAGTCCATTCATTGATTTCTTTGATTGGACGATTGTAATTACATACAACCACTTCCTCATAATGAGGTACATGGGATTTTATCTCCATGCAAATTGTGTGGTTACGACCACATTCAGTGACAACAATGCAACGTCCTGAGGGAAATGTAAAGAGTATTTATGCAAAATACATCAAAATCCTACACAACCCTGCTACAATGGTACACTAAACTTCACCAAGACAATTTATGTAAATTAGTCAAGCAGGTAAGTCAGTTACTAAAATAATGCTTGTTGACAGTTAAAACTGTTGACAGTTTCTAGAGTTATTTAGAGTTCTTGCACAAACTAAAATAATGTCAGAGAACTGAAAGAGTGTCTAGAACATCTCCAGAGGGATGTTTTAGTATCTAAAACAATGCTTGTGCATactcatttcctttcctttcatCCTACTGTAGCACCATCATCTTTGCATGCTAGGACAAGATGCAAGAAAGAGAAGTGAGGACAGTGTAACTTAAAAATATCGTCTTTGCCAGCTGCATTACCTTGCTGTACTTAAGAGATCTGCAGTTCCAGTGTATTGTTAGGACATTATTTAAAACTGTCAGATGTAAAGAGGGAGAAGAACGTATAGAGGATTGTGCTGCAAAAAAACTGTTGAACTCATGGAAGTCAAGCAAACACCTACAAAATAGCTACGGTTAACCATCACCTCAATCTGCACCATCGTTTAATTGTAACTAATTCAAATGTCAGATATGAAATCAAGTAATGACACAGTACTTGGAGAATACTAGAGGCtaataaaaaaaagtctgtttAGTGTATGCACCTTTTTGTGGTTGGGTGTGTGCAAAGTGTGAAAAGCTAACACCATTGCTCAGCTGTTCTGACAACCCATGTAATGTTGGatatgtttttaagatgtttagttcCAGAATATATTGTACAAATCATTATAGCACTACATTTATATCGCAATACTGCACCAATACGCTTTCCTTTCAGATAAAAAGAACATTGGTTTACTCAATTAATTTCCACGATACTTTTCAAAGCATGATGGGAGCCAATCATGTCATTGCTATTGAGTTAATCCCCTTTCAAACTAGATCTGCAGCTGCAAAGACCATACCTACATTTACCCAAAGGAAGTGTCAAACCAATGCCCCAAAAAGCTGTCTAGATTAGATCTAATTTAGCTTGGCTGATCACAAACAATTTTATCTCTTCTCATCGCAACCTCCTATCCTGGTATGGGTGGTCAGAGGGCAACTCCATTTATCACACTTGTGTGAGTATTCCTGATATACTAATTGATTTTACGTTTTCTTTAAATACTACTCAAATATATACTAAATGAGTTAATTGATAAAAATTGGAATGAATATTCTAGGAGAGCACAGTAACCCCTATTTTTATGGCAAAAACCTGAGGAGTATGGTTTCACACTTCCCATAGCGACACTTGGTCTCTTAAATTGGTAAATCAGCTGTTGGAAACATTAAGTGTTGCAAAATAAACCTGAATGTCATATGTGGTTTGCCAGTACAAGAAGCCATATTTTTGTTGTAGGTTAAAGATGTAACAGTGCTTTAAAGTTACTacagaaagaaaagaaacagaaAGTGATTCATCTTAttctgatgaagatgatgataataattattatcattagtaGGTTAGTAACATttcaattgaaattgaaatataaTAGAACATCATAATATTTTTCAACCAGAATAAGTGTTAATAAGTCTTAATCTGTGTTGATATGTATGCATGGaaagttcaaataaaaacaaaacaagactttTACTATACTATAAATGACAAAAGTACACTTTTAGGTCCCACTATATATTAGGTTTCTTTAACTATGTTACTatgtaactactatgtactaacattacatacaatacaatgtacttattgtgtaactacatagAGTGCATTttacgttacagccttattccaaaatggatcaaattcattattttcctcaacattttacaaataataccccataatgacaatgtgaaataagtttgtttgaaatctttgcaaatgtataaaaaatataaaagggaggggacaaggggagggaaacagaaataattaaacttggggggtacttcctgtaacagtgtagtacccccccaaaaaaacactgtaaaatttaaaagagagggaaaaggccaacgcagagcgacagtgagagagagagagagagagaggagagagagatgaaaaaaacaaaaaaactcttactcgccagttctccgatatgccgtagctagTTCctaggccactcctccaccctctaacggacgacagccgcgcctctccgggcagatcggaggcagacctccagcccctggcggacggaacgcctaTCGccgctcgcggtcggtggccgtcgtcctcttccaggcggctgggctcctcgtcccccggcagatggccgcggctgctccgttggggtggatggtagtggcgagaactctactacggtgtatccctcctccttcccggatttcggcaccagtgtaaagaagtcagtggaaaggaggaggcgagaaccggcttgacaatataaataatagtttgataaattataaacttaaacaaacacacacatgacggacatgtccgtaaactatctctctctcctgcacaatcctccgcagtcgacctttattccTCTCGAAGGCTtgtttagcctgataagggaccaggtgtgtatgatcacgacccggccccgccctacgCCCTGTCACAACAACTTTTTTCTGAACACTGATAAAATTCCTTGTACCCTAAAGCCACTTGTGTAAAGCCAATCTATCAGGTTGGAACTGGCTTTTTATTTGTCAGCTTTTGCTATTTTTGTGAGCAATCAGATGGTGCATGAACACTACTCTTCTTCTGTAGAATTTGAGCATTATGCTAATACTAATACATTAATTCAGATTTTTCTACAAATCACTAATGCTCGATCAGCCACACGTAATGATATTAATGTCTTCCTAATGCTTTAAAGATGGTCTATTAGCAGCATTATTATTAAACTTTGTTTTGTCTTCCACACAGTTCTAACACCTCTGGTTCGATTATGAATTCTTCTGATTTCCTATTGAGGTAAGACCAAATATCATTCCATAAAATATTTCTATTAGGTAAAGCAGAGCATTAAAGGAAAACACTAATTCAGTCTTCAAGTAATCGGCTAAAATAGTCCCAgtaaaactcacaccattggccgctcaaacaaacagcaacgTTTCGATAGTGGCACAGTAcaacagtgtttatacttttagAGAATCTACATAGGAATGGCTTGCTTATAGTTATAATTTCTGGACACCATGACTGATGGCCATTACTGCAATACACCTGACCAGAGTGTTTTTCTTGATAGTACAGACGTATAGTTCCTACTTTCAACTACAGTATGTTCATTAAAGATGTATACAGTCTGCACTAATTAATACATTTCTTTGATCTTCTTGTTGTTGTCATGAACAGGACCACTGTACTTCCTTCAAGCACAGGGATGGTAACCATCAGTACCCTACACCTGACTCCTACATCACCCAGGTTAGGTCACATCATATGTTCATATGATCAAAGTACATTAAAATCATCTTTGTTAGTCAATATTTAAAGTGTCGCTttgcttttttctttatattcttCTCAAAAGTGTGAATAGGACATTAGATGATGAAATACATGCTGTTACACCATATGACTATGGTGATTACTTTGAAAGTATGGATCCATCTGCATTCTCTCCCTGTGCTTTTGGAGATCATGCATCAAGCATCCTCCCCATCTTATACGCCCTGTTTTTCATGGTGGGTTTTCTGGGTAACATGCTGGTGGTCTGGGTGCTCTTGATGGGTGTGAAGATGAGAAGTATGACAGACGTCTGTCTCCTGAACCTGGCTTTAGCTGACCTGCTGCTGGTCTCCTCCCTCCCCTTCCTGGCACACTATGCCACACACCAGTGGATCTTTGGAGGGTTCATGTGCACTATTGTCCTCAGCGCCTACCACATTGGATTCTACAGTGGGATTTTCTTCATTGTACTCATGAGTGTTGATAGATACTTAGCTGTAGTTCATGCTGTGTTTGCTTTGAGAGTAAGAACCAGAACATATGGGATCTTAGCCAGTGTGGTCATCTGGATCTTTGCTGTTTTATCATCCTTTCCGGAGCTGATGTACCTGAAAATCAGTTATTACAATAAAACAGAAACACTCTGTACAGCTTATCCCACAGATGATACAAATTCTAACCATTCTTCAAAGACTTTTGGTATCTTTAAGATGAACATTTTAGGCTTAATTCTCCCACTCATTGTAACTGGATTTAGTTACTCAATGATTCTGAACAGACTCCACACAGCTCGTTCTTCCAGAAAGCATGCTGTGCGCCTTGTCATCATGGTGATGGTTGTCTTCTTCATCTGTTGGGCTCCGTACAATGTTGCAGCTTTTGTGAAAGCTTTAGAGCTTAAAAATCTCATTGGACACTCATGTGAAAACAGCAAAAGAATCACTCTTAGTCTGCAGTTTACAGAGGCTGTGGCTTACTTACACAGTTGTCTGAATCCCATTCTCTatgtgtttgtgggagagaagTTTAGAAGGCATCTATTCAGACTTCTGTACAAGACACCCTGCAGCAGACTACGGTTCATGAAGAGTTACTTTACACAGGCCACAGGTTCTGTTTATTCACAGACCACAAGTCTGGAGGAAAAAGCTTCAACGGCAGTGTGAATGGAAAATAATCAGGGTAGGGAGTACAGACAAATAACCATCAAGTAAGGATTGATTTGCATGGTGCAGCACAGTGTACTTTAGCAATTATTTATGGCCTGGTCTCTGCTCTAATGAAATCACAACATGTGATCAGCAATGTGATCACATGTGCCCCATTTCTAATATACGTAAAtctacagttacaattttgcTTGGTTAATTAAAGGAGCACCTAGTAAAATGCATACATATGTTGCACCAGCATGTTCAAACTTTTACTATTTCTTTCTGCTAAAAATTTTAAGaatgaaaaaatgttttacaaaaaaagTAACAGAGAACCTTTCCAAAAATTTTATGTGGGCAGGTTTTGAACATGGGAATGCTCGCAATAAAACAACCAgaacacaacaacaaaacacataaaattctgttatttgtgaaagtttatatacatttttaatttggccatttattttatatagatttttgttagatttttatatattaatatgtgtgtgtgtgtgtgtgtgtgtgtgtgattcatatTATATTACTACCACAAAACAGCTTAAACATTATTGTTGCATGCTTTTTTCACAAGGTTTGGAAGTTGTTTTTGCTGTCTATAAAATATTGActtttatctattttattttaacttaacTTTTACTTAATACTTAACTTAAGTATTTGCTTGCTAAAATtatgactaaataaaaaataaaattatgaattaaataaattaattacataaacatatataaGTGTGTGACTTACATTGTAGAGTGATAATTGTTGGAAGTAAAACTATTGCACGTGCAGCTTTTCAGCCATTCATACAAGCTCAATGCGTTCCCTTAAACTGTCTCTACTCATATATGTAGTCTGAAAGTCTGATTCATTCTAGTTAAttggttctttcggacagttcatgtTAGCCAAATGATTCATTAATTAGAGTCTCTGTGTAGAATTTTAATTCttacttttaaaacaaaatacttttatcaccctgattaaatattttaggacagagcataattaatacaaatatattaactatgaaaaattccaatgattttattaatttccattacttttccaggcctggaaatcacaattctttaattccctgatatttccaggttttccatgactatgACTTCACAGTTAGGAGGAAAGATGTGATAAGCGATAAACTTGGATAATGCAACAGCGATATGCGATAAATCTATAATTAATGGGTCAAGATCAAATATGATCTTTTTTAAGCACATTTACCTCAGGAAATGATATCCAAGGGACACGAAGTGAcatctataaaatatattatctAGCATTAAAAGGAAATTTAAACAAAGTGTTGGGTAAATTAACAATTTGCATAAGCAAAATTTATTTAAAGTCACCTTTAGAATATCCAAAGGCAAACATGGCCAGTAAGAACAGCAGTAGGATAGAACAAGGGGGAAAAAAGATTTTAACCCCTTTAACTTTTCTAAATTGTACTTGCCTTCATGAAATTTTAACAATGTTCTTGCATTTTTTAtcagtggcatttgtaataataaaggcCATAACCACAGGTCAGACCATGAATGGCTCCACAATATTGTGGTTAGGCTAATGTAGATAGTCTactaaaaaataaactataggctAGTATTTGATATGAAAAACTAATGGCCTAAacatttataaacctttaactacaacttATAATACAAAAGGTGATACTGGGTGGATtaagctcagtcaccattctatttcaatgcatatttatacacaaatggaaaaatacattatacattttttcattcatggaagaaaaaagtaCTACAGGTTTGGATcaaaataaagttaagtgaatgacagaacaattattaataataaaaatgaagtcttaaagacacaccctaATCATTTTAATATGCATCTATACCAGACACCATTTAGTGTTACTGCGttcaatacattttagtttggatgttgaTGTGCATTTTATAAACCTGGTAGTTGATGTTAATGCATTTCACACAGTTGTCACTTTACTTCTAttaggaagacttgcagacttgagtgagatttaagatgacatttatgaatataaaacagaaaagtaatgtctctctttggcataggccccgtctggcgggcCAAAgatgttgtactcggaaccgtcatatcctgccggagatagcaggcaggggcgaggagcctacccccgtgcaggacgggactcaactggtggtggggtggtggaggttgccgtgttagcacactgaaaaagcaatgtgatagattgtgtgcAGACTTAAAAAGCAACAGCTTAcgtgtgattggctgggaattacccagctaatggtgcaatgatgtacagctgcttgtcttcccgctggaactacgctgtgcttacatttctgtGCTGTTAATGTCAGGGCGGTCTAGCAGTTTGAGAGGTTCAAATTCCTCCATATAGAGCTTAAAACTAGAACGTTCTCTTTAGAATTAAAATGGGTCACATAAGTTTTATGGTCTCAGGTCTCTGCTGGCCAACGCGATATCATGTAAAGCCTGACTGAATCACGCAAGTTTCGCTCTACACTGTCTCAGAGCTCTGTTGATCTTATCTCTGGAGCATGCTAATGTGCGTTGCGGCGGTTTGTGTGAAAGCATGCTTTATTCGCTCTGCACAGATCCGCGTGCCATACAGTATGTGAGAAGAATATTTACTGCTTATGAAGTGCTGAACACAAGATTAATACAATAAAATTTGCTTAAGCTACGGTTACCCACCTATGTGGCTAGTAAGAGTGACTAGCCACATCTGATTTCTACCCGCATTTGGCGGATGTTAATGTCCAACCCTGCttacaacaaaatatttttttgatcaCAAATGccttatttaattgaaaaaatattatttttaaatcgaTCCCGATGTTCTTCTCTAATGTGCAAAACACATGATCGTGTTTTCATACGCGCCTTCACAAGAATGTTGACAGGAAGAATATGGAGGATGCAGCAACAGGGACCCCTTTAgataaagagccaatcaccttttagatacagacatcacctgtcaatcaactctagaacgtgcatgcgcattagttGTTTGCATTAGTACAAGCAGGGAAATTTTTGTTTCTTAATCTAATAGAATCATAATTTATGAGTCTAGtactgtcagattttattgctgatttgaaatatgttctttgatcgtaaccttgaccaactgtttttgagatttcggtgttcccccgttcaagtagataggagctgcactggcaagACTGAAAATAGCTTCCTGAGAGCATTCccaagatggccgacagtggactgacttgctagaaggACTTTGTTACAGTCCAGCAAGAGCACATGCACTGTTTAATAGCAGCAGCTTATGCTCGTTTTACACATGATGTGTGTGCAATACATATTTTTTCAgtgcccatgttaacaggttagagcattCAGGCCACTCGCGGGTGCAGCAGTGCAGCGATAGTTTCCGCTATGAGTCTacttttgctgtgctgcatgttCTGAATTAAAATGATAGCTCATTGTTCATGGTCAAAATGGACAAGTATTGACACGATAGAAATGTAGcaatttcactataaatctcaaGCACATCATAGGCTTTGCTGCATCCCTTATTTCCACCCATGTTTTTCATAGGTGGTAGCACTTCCCATCTTTCTTCCGCCTCATCCAGCCACCTTTGGTTCTCTGATGGATTTAGGAGGCAATTGTGCAGGATGCATGCTGCAGTGACCACAGAGTAAGCATTTGGCTACACATTCATCCTTGTATGGAGTACTCTCCGTCTGGATGATAGAATGCCAAAGGCACACCCCACAACTATCCCCAATGGTGAACTATTAAGCCATTGTTGCATTTGTGGTATACAGAAGCTGCGGTTCAGTTGCGCACTGCAAATGCATCTTATGTGAACGCACAATCAAGTGCGCACTGCTTCTACTATGCCTACACACCGCATCTGCACTG
This genomic window contains:
- the si:cabz01093077.1 gene encoding C-C chemokine receptor type 4 gives rise to the protein MPHIHEHIHQVSTSVSVNISHQQFIMDDGHTERMDTTLNYDYGLDGPCITEDSHLYSDLKAVIFFMVFALGLIGNITIIWVLLKVMHLKNMTNVCLLNLALSDLLMVLSLPFWALYAQGHYFRANAVCRAMAGGYQVGFYSGILFVTLMSVDRYLVIVHAVAVLGAKMLRYGVVVSVIIWVVSICAALPEAVFAAMVTEDNITNCQRVYPEGTARMWKLFRNFGENTVGLFISLPIIAYCYFRVLLVVQKTKNSKKDRAIKLIFAIVAVFVVFWVPYNVVVFLKTLQEFNILSSCEASHHINMAMGLTEKIALMHCCVNPLIYAFVGEKFRKSLTNAFSRYLSCIKVYQATSIHSKVSDNETSNTAF
- the LOC127655801 gene encoding C-C chemokine receptor type 5-like translates to MGGQRATPFITLVSNTSGSIMNSSDFLLRTTVLPSSTGMVTISTLHLTPTSPSVNRTLDDEIHAVTPYDYGDYFESMDPSAFSPCAFGDHASSILPILYALFFMVGFLGNMLVVWVLLMGVKMRSMTDVCLLNLALADLLLVSSLPFLAHYATHQWIFGGFMCTIVLSAYHIGFYSGIFFIVLMSVDRYLAVVHAVFALRVRTRTYGILASVVIWIFAVLSSFPELMYLKISYYNKTETLCTAYPTDDTNSNHSSKTFGIFKMNILGLILPLIVTGFSYSMILNRLHTARSSRKHAVRLVIMVMVVFFICWAPYNVAAFVKALELKNLIGHSCENSKRITLSLQFTEAVAYLHSCLNPILYVFVGEKFRRHLFRLLYKTPCSRLRFMKSYFTQATGSVYSQTTSLEEKASTAV